A window of Tautonia plasticadhaerens contains these coding sequences:
- a CDS encoding DUF58 domain-containing protein — translation MSTASSTTPLLDPEFLHKLEQLELVSRKIFVGRMKGERRSKRRGSSVEFADHRNYSVGDDLRHIDWNVYGRLDKLFLKLFLEEEDLHVYTLLDTSLSMDFGDPTKLRYGKQVAAALSFVGLVNHDRIVLDTFSSDLEVGLSSVRGRSQMWRVVQHLDNLKASGSSDLTAAARSFAIKHAGKGIVVVISDFMDKRGYEDALRYLMARNMDIYVVHVLSREEVEPEIVGDLRLVDCEDDDEAEITVSAPLLRRYKETLDAYVGGFREWCTRRGIAYIFTTNQAPFDKLILNYLRERGLVK, via the coding sequence ATGTCCACCGCCTCCTCGACCACCCCCCTGCTCGACCCCGAGTTCCTCCACAAGCTGGAGCAGCTGGAGCTGGTCAGCCGCAAGATCTTCGTCGGCCGCATGAAGGGGGAGCGGCGGAGCAAGCGGCGCGGCTCCTCGGTCGAGTTCGCCGACCACCGCAACTACTCCGTCGGCGACGACCTGAGGCACATCGACTGGAACGTCTACGGCCGGCTCGACAAGCTCTTCCTGAAGCTGTTCCTCGAGGAGGAAGACCTGCACGTCTACACGCTGCTGGACACGAGCCTGTCGATGGATTTCGGCGACCCGACCAAGCTCCGGTACGGCAAGCAGGTCGCGGCGGCGCTGTCGTTCGTCGGGCTGGTGAACCACGACCGGATCGTGCTGGACACCTTCAGCAGCGACCTGGAAGTGGGCCTCTCCAGCGTCCGGGGCCGGTCGCAGATGTGGCGGGTCGTGCAGCACCTGGACAACCTCAAGGCCAGCGGCTCCAGCGACCTGACCGCCGCGGCCCGGTCGTTCGCCATCAAGCACGCGGGCAAGGGGATCGTCGTCGTCATCTCGGATTTCATGGACAAGCGGGGCTACGAAGACGCCCTCCGCTACCTGATGGCCCGGAACATGGACATCTACGTCGTCCACGTCCTGAGCCGTGAGGAAGTGGAGCCGGAGATCGTCGGCGACCTCCGCCTGGTCGACTGCGAGGACGATGACGAGGCCGAGATCACCGTCAGCGCCCCGCTGCTGAGGCGGTACAAGGAGACGCTCGACGCCTACGTCGGCGGCTTCCGGGAGTGGTGCACCCGCCGCGGCATCGCCTACATCTTCACCACGAACCAGGCGCCGTTCGACAAACTTATTCTCAACTATTTGCGCGAGCGCGGGCTCGTCAAGTGA
- a CDS encoding VWA domain-containing protein, translating to MLDSLGNLRLTFLQPWWLLLIPVLLPPLVLLSMRSLAGLGKARRAAAILLRASVVSLIALALSDPQLVRRNESLTTIFLLDASRSIPGDLQAPMLQFINRAIAQHQRPEDRAGVVVFGKESKVESPPAPYTETLTGVQSTIDSEYTDLASAMKLALATFPDDTARRIVVLSDGNENRGDAYEQALAAAGLDVQVDVLPVDYNYDREVLVEKIALPPDVKKGETVNINVVVRAAAPARGRLEIYQKADNSTVPIDTLDDVELQRGVNVFRLKQEITDPNFYTYSAQFIPEEGLRRGLRADRAMNNMAEGFTQYRGEANVLLIEGTANEHEELVDALRENELAVTTLAAGDVTGAGLVGGDPLPTDLSELQKYDAIILANVPKDAFTDAQQELIANATHDQGIGLLMIGGETSFGAGGWMNTPIEKALPVDMQIPALKVKGKAAMVMIMHASEIPEGNYWQAVVAQEALKTLSSYDYAGLLHWQGQESWLFTLREIGGAKSAMLRAIDRMTPGDMPDMNPSLAMAGRALRSKQDAMSRHVIIISDGDPTAPTPPVIRQLKNAKVTVTTVLTAAHGNDIRSATVMQQLAQQTNGRFYNVTNPRALPRIYQKEARLISRPLIFEGPPPAWNVTMAYQSEPLLGLPQDLPPISGLVLASVKENELVEVPITSPNPTGQLNPVLAHWNYGLGRAVAFTSDAGRKWTTQWPGWDSYTAFWSQVVRWALRPVDRGNLTVSLRREEGQIKVVVDAIDAESDFLNFLQFQGIVNRPDRALDAPAERLELQQIAPGKYEGTIDNAEARGNYFVTLGYRGPDGQQGVITTGLSVPYSDEYRDLRSNPVLLESLADATGGEVFQWEAGPDGRLSGDRTAMAADVFRRDPDVQPPRSYRPIWHWMLFAAALVFVGDVGVRRIAPDFERIRRHLADSWQQLRGREVAPREEYMEKLRSRKAEVGQQIDRTRAATRFEAPTVPPPPGGPSPTADPTATGAAPDRPRPSGNSGRGTGLGPDRPKEAPGEADTYTNRLLKAKKKVWEEREQEKGKEKGDDHGRPS from the coding sequence ATGCTCGACAGCCTCGGGAACCTCCGGCTCACCTTCTTGCAGCCCTGGTGGCTGCTGCTGATCCCCGTCCTGCTGCCGCCGCTGGTGCTCCTGAGCATGAGGAGCCTGGCCGGGCTGGGCAAGGCCCGCCGGGCGGCGGCGATCCTGCTCCGGGCGTCCGTGGTCTCGCTGATCGCCCTGGCCCTGTCCGACCCGCAGCTCGTCCGCCGCAACGAGTCCCTGACGACGATCTTCCTGCTGGACGCCTCGCGGTCCATCCCCGGCGACCTCCAGGCGCCGATGCTCCAGTTCATCAACCGGGCCATCGCCCAGCACCAGCGCCCCGAGGACCGCGCCGGCGTGGTCGTCTTCGGCAAGGAGTCGAAGGTCGAGAGCCCCCCGGCCCCCTACACCGAGACCCTGACCGGGGTGCAGAGCACCATCGACAGCGAGTACACCGACCTCGCCTCGGCGATGAAGCTGGCGCTGGCCACCTTCCCCGACGACACCGCCCGGCGGATCGTCGTGCTCTCCGACGGCAACGAGAACCGCGGCGACGCCTACGAGCAGGCGCTGGCCGCCGCCGGGCTCGACGTGCAGGTCGACGTGCTGCCGGTGGATTACAACTACGACCGCGAGGTCCTCGTCGAGAAGATCGCCCTGCCCCCCGACGTGAAGAAGGGCGAGACGGTGAACATCAACGTCGTCGTCCGGGCCGCCGCCCCGGCCCGGGGACGCCTGGAGATCTACCAGAAGGCCGACAACTCGACCGTGCCGATCGACACGCTCGACGACGTGGAATTGCAGCGCGGCGTCAACGTCTTCCGCCTCAAGCAGGAGATCACCGACCCGAACTTCTACACCTATTCGGCCCAGTTCATCCCCGAGGAGGGGCTCCGCCGCGGGCTCCGCGCCGACCGGGCCATGAACAACATGGCCGAGGGCTTCACCCAGTACCGGGGAGAGGCCAACGTCCTGCTCATCGAGGGCACCGCCAACGAGCACGAGGAGCTGGTCGACGCGCTTCGGGAGAACGAGCTGGCCGTCACCACCCTCGCCGCCGGGGACGTGACCGGGGCCGGGCTGGTGGGGGGCGACCCCTTGCCGACCGACCTCTCGGAATTGCAGAAGTACGACGCGATCATCCTCGCCAACGTCCCCAAGGACGCCTTCACCGACGCCCAGCAGGAGCTGATCGCCAACGCCACGCACGACCAGGGGATCGGCCTGCTGATGATCGGCGGGGAGACCTCCTTCGGCGCCGGCGGCTGGATGAACACGCCGATCGAGAAGGCCCTGCCGGTGGACATGCAGATCCCGGCACTGAAGGTGAAGGGCAAGGCGGCGATGGTCATGATCATGCACGCCAGCGAGATCCCGGAGGGGAACTACTGGCAGGCGGTCGTGGCCCAGGAGGCGCTGAAGACCCTCTCCAGCTACGACTACGCCGGGCTGCTGCACTGGCAGGGCCAGGAGTCGTGGCTGTTCACGCTCCGGGAGATCGGCGGGGCGAAGTCGGCGATGCTCCGGGCCATCGACCGCATGACCCCCGGGGACATGCCGGACATGAACCCGTCGTTGGCGATGGCCGGGCGGGCCCTGCGGTCGAAGCAGGACGCGATGTCCCGCCACGTCATCATCATCAGCGACGGCGACCCCACCGCGCCGACCCCCCCGGTGATCCGGCAGCTCAAGAACGCCAAGGTCACGGTGACGACCGTCCTGACCGCCGCCCACGGCAACGACATCCGATCGGCCACGGTCATGCAGCAGCTCGCCCAGCAGACCAACGGCCGTTTCTACAACGTCACCAACCCCAGGGCCCTGCCCCGGATCTACCAGAAGGAGGCCCGGCTCATCTCCCGCCCCCTCATCTTCGAGGGGCCGCCGCCGGCCTGGAACGTGACGATGGCGTACCAGAGCGAGCCCCTGCTGGGGCTGCCCCAGGACCTGCCGCCGATCAGCGGTCTGGTGCTCGCCAGCGTGAAGGAGAACGAGCTGGTCGAGGTGCCGATCACCTCGCCCAACCCCACCGGCCAGCTCAACCCGGTGCTCGCCCACTGGAACTACGGCCTGGGCCGGGCCGTCGCCTTCACCTCCGACGCCGGCCGCAAGTGGACGACCCAGTGGCCGGGCTGGGACAGTTACACCGCGTTCTGGTCGCAGGTGGTCCGCTGGGCCCTGCGGCCGGTCGACCGGGGGAACCTGACGGTCTCGCTCCGCCGGGAGGAGGGCCAGATCAAGGTGGTGGTCGACGCGATCGACGCCGAGAGCGACTTCCTGAACTTCCTCCAGTTCCAGGGGATCGTCAATCGCCCCGACCGGGCCCTCGACGCCCCCGCCGAACGGCTCGAACTGCAACAGATCGCCCCCGGCAAGTATGAGGGGACGATCGACAACGCCGAGGCCCGGGGCAACTACTTCGTCACCCTCGGCTACCGGGGGCCCGACGGCCAGCAGGGGGTCATCACCACCGGCCTCTCCGTCCCCTATTCCGACGAGTACCGCGACCTGCGCTCGAACCCGGTGCTGCTGGAGAGCCTGGCCGACGCCACCGGGGGCGAGGTCTTCCAGTGGGAGGCCGGCCCCGACGGCCGCCTCAGCGGCGACCGCACCGCGATGGCCGCCGACGTCTTCCGACGGGACCCCGACGTCCAGCCCCCCCGCAGCTACCGGCCGATCTGGCACTGGATGCTCTTCGCCGCGGCCCTGGTCTTCGTCGGCGACGTCGGAGTCCGCCGGATCGCCCCCGACTTCGAGCGGATCCGCCGCCACCTGGCCGACTCCTGGCAGCAGCTCCGGGGCCGGGAGGTGGCGCCCCGCGAGGAGTACATGGAGAAGCTCCGGAGCCGGAAAGCCGAGGTCGGCCAGCAAATCGACCGCACCCGGGCCGCCACCCGCTTCGAGGCTCCCACCGTGCCCCCGCCCCCCGGCGGCCCCAGCCCCACCGCCGACCCGACCGCGACCGGGGCCGCCCCCGATCGCCCCCGCCCCTCCGGCAACTCGGGCCGGGGGACCGGCCTCGGCCCCGACCGGCCGAAGGAGGCCCCGGGGGAGGCCGACACGTACACCAACCGCCTGCTCAAGGCCAAGAAGAAGGTCTGGGAGGAGCGGGAGCAGGAGAAGGGCAAGGAGAAGGGCGACGATCACGGGAGGCCGTCCTGA
- a CDS encoding MBL fold metallo-hydrolase encodes MKDASVLEGAAPDELEHPVDNAPVRSFSHKGMTIEGYSRAAVQTYWRVPELKLGFDLGLQPWSFMSTPNWFVSHAHLDHIAALPVYVARRRMMKMEPPTIYLPIDAVDPVHALMRAYQRLDRGKQVANLVGLEPGMEVELSRELVVSVLETKHTIPALGFLVWERRKKLLPEYLELSGPEIRDLKLSGVEITREIRLPRLCYLGDTNPAGLDANPDAFEAEVLILEMTFVARNERPDRIHKFGHMHLDDFVSRADRFRNDWIIASHFSTRLHPDLIQKIVSKALPDGLKERVKIWL; translated from the coding sequence ATGAAGGACGCCAGCGTGCTCGAAGGAGCGGCCCCGGACGAGTTGGAACACCCCGTCGACAACGCCCCGGTGCGGTCGTTCTCGCACAAGGGGATGACGATCGAGGGCTATTCCCGGGCCGCCGTGCAGACCTACTGGCGGGTGCCGGAGCTGAAGCTGGGGTTCGACCTCGGCTTGCAGCCCTGGAGCTTCATGAGCACGCCGAACTGGTTCGTCTCGCACGCCCACCTCGACCACATCGCCGCGCTGCCGGTCTACGTCGCCCGGCGGCGGATGATGAAGATGGAGCCGCCGACGATCTACCTGCCGATCGACGCCGTCGACCCGGTCCACGCCCTGATGCGGGCCTACCAGCGGCTCGACCGGGGCAAGCAGGTCGCCAACCTCGTCGGCCTGGAGCCGGGGATGGAGGTGGAACTGTCCCGGGAGCTGGTCGTCTCGGTCCTGGAGACGAAGCACACGATCCCGGCGCTGGGGTTCCTGGTCTGGGAGCGCCGCAAGAAGCTGCTGCCGGAGTACCTGGAGCTTTCCGGCCCCGAGATCCGGGACCTGAAGCTCTCCGGCGTCGAGATCACCCGGGAGATCCGCCTCCCCCGGCTCTGCTACCTCGGCGACACCAACCCGGCGGGGCTGGACGCCAACCCGGACGCATTCGAGGCCGAGGTCCTGATCCTGGAGATGACCTTCGTCGCCCGGAACGAGCGGCCGGACCGGATCCACAAGTTCGGCCACATGCACCTGGACGACTTCGTCTCCCGGGCCGACCGCTTCCGGAACGACTGGATCATCGCCTCCCACTTCAGCACCCGGCTGCACCCGGACCTGATCCAGAAGATCGTCTCGAAGGCGTTGCCCGACGGGCTGAAGGAGCGGGTGAAGATCTGGCTCTGA
- a CDS encoding Rieske (2Fe-2S) protein yields the protein MAGWEAVCRVGEIPEGEGRTFRIRGLEVAVFNDGGRFSAILDRCPHAGGSLGSGWVEDGTAVCPLHYWRFRLDDGRCVAGGGGGVPGFDCEVRDGRVWLST from the coding sequence ATGGCGGGGTGGGAGGCGGTCTGCCGGGTCGGCGAGATCCCCGAGGGGGAGGGACGGACGTTCCGGATCCGGGGCCTGGAGGTCGCGGTCTTCAATGACGGGGGCCGGTTCTCCGCGATCCTCGACCGCTGCCCGCATGCCGGGGGCTCGCTCGGCTCGGGCTGGGTCGAGGACGGGACGGCGGTCTGCCCGCTGCACTACTGGCGCTTCCGGCTGGACGACGGCCGGTGCGTCGCCGGGGGCGGGGGGGGCGTCCCGGGTTTCGACTGCGAGGTGCGGGACGGGAGGGTCTGGCTGTCGACGTGA
- a CDS encoding NHL repeat-containing protein, which yields MTSRRTFLGSLVASMAAPMAGCGGGIGSYPEAVWGIHGTKPGWLHKPRVAAFDAEDQLYIADLTDRIQVFDRDGNFLRHWRTPDLNIDGPSGLTIDRHGRVLVADTHFYRLLIYDRDGELLFQIGDGVQGSTPGRFDYPTDVVIDRDGCFYVSEYGENDRIQVFSPEGEWLRQWGGHGHRPGQFLRPAALEIDDQDRLYVADACNHRIQIFDTAGELIDVWGSRGAGPGQIGYAYDVDMGPDGHLYVCEYANCRVQKFSVDGESLGTWGRAGRGPGELNNPWALAVDSRGAVSVIDSNNHRVQRFRI from the coding sequence ATGACCTCCCGCCGCACGTTCCTGGGGAGCCTGGTCGCCTCGATGGCCGCGCCGATGGCCGGCTGCGGCGGCGGGATCGGCTCGTACCCGGAGGCGGTCTGGGGGATCCACGGGACGAAGCCGGGGTGGCTGCACAAGCCCCGGGTGGCGGCCTTCGACGCCGAGGACCAGCTCTACATCGCCGACCTGACCGACCGGATCCAGGTCTTCGACCGCGACGGCAACTTCCTCCGGCACTGGCGGACCCCCGACCTGAACATCGACGGCCCCAGCGGCCTGACGATCGACCGCCACGGACGGGTGCTCGTGGCCGACACCCATTTCTACCGGCTGTTGATCTACGACCGCGACGGCGAGTTGCTCTTCCAGATCGGCGACGGCGTGCAGGGCTCGACCCCCGGCCGGTTCGACTACCCGACCGACGTCGTGATCGACCGGGACGGCTGCTTCTACGTGAGCGAGTACGGCGAGAACGACCGGATCCAGGTCTTCTCCCCCGAGGGGGAATGGCTCCGCCAGTGGGGGGGCCACGGGCACCGGCCGGGGCAGTTCCTCCGCCCGGCGGCCCTGGAGATCGACGACCAGGACCGGCTCTACGTGGCCGACGCCTGCAACCACCGGATCCAGATCTTCGACACGGCGGGGGAGCTGATCGACGTCTGGGGTTCCCGGGGCGCCGGGCCCGGCCAGATCGGCTACGCCTATGACGTCGACATGGGCCCCGACGGCCACCTGTATGTCTGCGAATATGCGAATTGCCGGGTCCAGAAGTTCAGCGTCGACGGCGAGTCGCTGGGCACCTGGGGCCGGGCCGGCCGGGGGCCGGGCGAGCTGAACAACCCCTGGGCCCTGGCGGTGGACAGCCGGGGGGCGGTCTCGGTGATCGACTCGAACAACCACCGCGTCCAGCGGTTCCGCATCTAG
- a CDS encoding AAA family ATPase → MSDFSTNDTMEARSEDFRSAYKRVKDEIGKVIVGHDEIVHGVLTCLFVGGHALLEGVPGLGKTLLVRTLSDAVSLDFNRIQFTPDLMPADIIGTNVVMETPDGRRMFEFQRGPIFSQIVLADEINRATPKTQSALLEAMQEKSVTVGGTIHKLKEPFFVLATQNPIEQEGTYPLPEAQLDRFLFKLVVGYSTREELVTILDRTTRGDKPQAEKVIDGEALLRYQALVREVIIAPHVQDYAIRLALASHPEGPHAVDITNRYIRWGTSPRGVQTLVLAAKVRALLDGRYNVSFEDIRRVYLPSLRHRVLLNFEAQAEGVEADEVLLKLLEAVPEKAQEPVAA, encoded by the coding sequence ATGAGCGACTTCTCGACGAACGACACGATGGAAGCCCGGTCCGAGGACTTCCGATCGGCCTACAAGCGGGTGAAGGACGAGATCGGCAAGGTGATCGTCGGGCACGACGAGATCGTCCACGGCGTGCTGACCTGCCTGTTCGTCGGCGGCCACGCGCTGCTCGAAGGCGTGCCGGGGCTGGGCAAGACCCTGCTGGTGCGGACCCTCTCCGACGCCGTCTCGCTCGACTTCAACCGCATCCAGTTCACCCCCGACCTGATGCCGGCCGACATCATCGGCACGAATGTCGTGATGGAGACCCCCGACGGCCGCCGCATGTTCGAGTTCCAGCGCGGGCCGATCTTCTCGCAGATCGTTTTGGCGGATGAGATCAACCGGGCCACGCCGAAGACCCAGTCGGCCCTGCTGGAGGCGATGCAGGAGAAGTCCGTCACCGTCGGCGGCACGATCCACAAGCTGAAGGAGCCCTTCTTCGTGCTGGCGACGCAGAATCCGATCGAGCAGGAGGGGACCTACCCCCTGCCCGAGGCCCAGCTCGACCGCTTCCTGTTCAAGCTCGTCGTCGGCTACTCGACCCGGGAGGAACTCGTCACCATCCTCGACCGGACCACCCGGGGCGACAAGCCTCAGGCCGAGAAGGTGATCGACGGCGAGGCCCTCCTGCGGTACCAGGCGCTGGTCCGGGAGGTCATCATCGCCCCGCACGTGCAGGACTACGCCATCCGGCTGGCCCTGGCCTCGCACCCCGAGGGGCCGCACGCGGTCGACATCACCAACCGCTACATCCGATGGGGCACCAGCCCCCGGGGGGTGCAGACGCTCGTCCTCGCCGCCAAGGTCCGGGCCCTGCTCGACGGCCGCTACAACGTCAGCTTCGAGGACATCCGCCGCGTCTACCTCCCCAGCCTCCGCCACCGGGTCCTGCTCAACTTCGAGGCCCAGGCCGAGGGGGTGGAAGCCGACGAGGTGCTCCTGAAGCTCCTGGAAGCCGTCCCCGAGAAGGCCCAGGAGCCCGTCGCCGCCTGA